One stretch of Pomacea canaliculata isolate SZHN2017 linkage group LG1, ASM307304v1, whole genome shotgun sequence DNA includes these proteins:
- the LOC112574344 gene encoding uncharacterized protein LOC112574344 isoform X1: protein MHRLRTSLAADVIQHNMTSRLLFWCTFVAVLSLPSAIRTYTIEEKCPVFNDETWKARNSRCEEGKKYHCQDNEDGKREAHGCFRDKVCKKGAHPVIENGQVICLDCPEGSYQKNELISSQYTYSMCSPHSTCVPYEKTLCKAGTQEQDTMCKCSQSHTPSPKECDCFTNNDVCYCKHIGCPNGTSINEDGSCSSPTIPTPSPSTNETLPEPGLSTFWKIASVIAGGIIIASAAAFGIYCYRRRRNSNPEGQTDSQVCNGGLLAKWLYPCCLKTRESTASQDSHDKMLESINNRPLIYIGRARNVHISACPNQNGHCVNLNHGGESDETINQMNDSEEVSPDIESFNNSLLHHGGESNGSISHLNTSEEVHLDMLGNQIPFPIPIPVSSAIDSLTETDSVPSAGQTVSCGSQEAGISGRPLHEDDTVPKMVCDRTQRSQESHVFEEPNETDKLLHCPLIYRINTYIDM from the exons GCAGACGTGATTCAACACAATATGACCAGCAGGCTCTTATTTTGGTGTACCTTTGTGGCCGTTCTGTCCTTGCCTTCAGCAATAAG GACATACACCATAGAAGAGAAATGTCCAGTCTTTAATGATGAAACCTGGAAAGCAAGAAATTCTCGCTGTGAAGAAGGTAAAAAATATCATTGTCAGGATAATGAGGATGGGAAGAGGGAAGCTCATGGCTGCTTTCGTGACAAAGTTtgcaaaaaag gtgcTCACCCAGTCATTGAAAATGGACAGGTGATATGCTTGGATTGTCCAGAAGGATCTTACCAAAAGAATGAACTTATATCCAGTCAGTATACATATTCAATGTGTTCACCTCATAGTACTTGTGTGCCATATGAAAAGACATTGTGCAAAGCAGGAACACAGGAGCAGGACACAATGTGCAAGTGCTCTCAGTCTCACACACCTTCCCCAAAAGAGTGTGATTGTTTTACAAACAATGATGTGTGTTACTGCAAACACATTGGCTGCCCAAATGGAACATCAATAAATGAAG ATGGCTCATGTAGTTCTCCTACAAT CCCTACACCCAGCCCTTCAACAAATGAAACTTTGCCAG AACCAGGACTTagtactttttggaaaattgctTCTGTTATAGCAGGGGGGATTATTATTG CATCTGCAGCAGCATTTGGCATCTACTGCTATCGAAGACGCAGAAACTCAAACCCTGAAGGCCAAACAG ACTCGCAGGTATGCAATGGTGGCCTACTAGCGAAATGGTTGTATCCTTGTTGTCTCAAAACTC GTGAGTCTACTGCAAGTCAAGACAGCCACGACAAGATGCTAG AAAGTATTAACAACAGACCCCTAATATACATAGGAAGGGCGAGAAATGTACACATTTCAGCATGTCCTAATCag AATGGGCATTGTGTGAACTTGAATCATGGTGGCGAAAGTGATGAAACAATCAATCAGATGAATGACAGTGAAGAAGTTTCTCCTGACATTGAATCTTTCAATAATTCTCTGCTTCATCATGGTGGTGAAAGCAATGGATCAATCAGTCATTTGAATACTAGCGAAGAAGTTCATCTTGACATGCTAGGAAATCAAATTCCTTTTCCAATTCCAATTCCGGTCTCGTCAGCCATAGATTCTTTGACTGAAACAGATTCAGTACCCAGTGCTGGTCAAACTGTATCTTGTGGAAGCCAAGAAGCAGGTATTAGTGGCAGGCCTTTACATGAAGATGATACAGTTCCAAAGATGGTCTGTGATAGGACACAGAGAAGTCAAGAATCACACGTATTCGAAGAACCTAATGAAACTGACAAGCTACTGCACTGTCCTCTGATATATAGGATAAATACCTATATTGACATGTAG
- the LOC112574344 gene encoding uncharacterized protein LOC112574344 isoform X2 has translation MTSRLLFWCTFVAVLSLPSAIRTYTIEEKCPVFNDETWKARNSRCEEGKKYHCQDNEDGKREAHGCFRDKVCKKGAHPVIENGQVICLDCPEGSYQKNELISSQYTYSMCSPHSTCVPYEKTLCKAGTQEQDTMCKCSQSHTPSPKECDCFTNNDVCYCKHIGCPNGTSINEDGSCSSPTIPTPSPSTNETLPEPGLSTFWKIASVIAGGIIIASAAAFGIYCYRRRRNSNPEGQTDSQVCNGGLLAKWLYPCCLKTRESTASQDSHDKMLESINNRPLIYIGRARNVHISACPNQNGHCVNLNHGGESDETINQMNDSEEVSPDIESFNNSLLHHGGESNGSISHLNTSEEVHLDMLGNQIPFPIPIPVSSAIDSLTETDSVPSAGQTVSCGSQEAGISGRPLHEDDTVPKMVCDRTQRSQESHVFEEPNETDKLLHCPLIYRINTYIDM, from the exons ATGACCAGCAGGCTCTTATTTTGGTGTACCTTTGTGGCCGTTCTGTCCTTGCCTTCAGCAATAAG GACATACACCATAGAAGAGAAATGTCCAGTCTTTAATGATGAAACCTGGAAAGCAAGAAATTCTCGCTGTGAAGAAGGTAAAAAATATCATTGTCAGGATAATGAGGATGGGAAGAGGGAAGCTCATGGCTGCTTTCGTGACAAAGTTtgcaaaaaag gtgcTCACCCAGTCATTGAAAATGGACAGGTGATATGCTTGGATTGTCCAGAAGGATCTTACCAAAAGAATGAACTTATATCCAGTCAGTATACATATTCAATGTGTTCACCTCATAGTACTTGTGTGCCATATGAAAAGACATTGTGCAAAGCAGGAACACAGGAGCAGGACACAATGTGCAAGTGCTCTCAGTCTCACACACCTTCCCCAAAAGAGTGTGATTGTTTTACAAACAATGATGTGTGTTACTGCAAACACATTGGCTGCCCAAATGGAACATCAATAAATGAAG ATGGCTCATGTAGTTCTCCTACAAT CCCTACACCCAGCCCTTCAACAAATGAAACTTTGCCAG AACCAGGACTTagtactttttggaaaattgctTCTGTTATAGCAGGGGGGATTATTATTG CATCTGCAGCAGCATTTGGCATCTACTGCTATCGAAGACGCAGAAACTCAAACCCTGAAGGCCAAACAG ACTCGCAGGTATGCAATGGTGGCCTACTAGCGAAATGGTTGTATCCTTGTTGTCTCAAAACTC GTGAGTCTACTGCAAGTCAAGACAGCCACGACAAGATGCTAG AAAGTATTAACAACAGACCCCTAATATACATAGGAAGGGCGAGAAATGTACACATTTCAGCATGTCCTAATCag AATGGGCATTGTGTGAACTTGAATCATGGTGGCGAAAGTGATGAAACAATCAATCAGATGAATGACAGTGAAGAAGTTTCTCCTGACATTGAATCTTTCAATAATTCTCTGCTTCATCATGGTGGTGAAAGCAATGGATCAATCAGTCATTTGAATACTAGCGAAGAAGTTCATCTTGACATGCTAGGAAATCAAATTCCTTTTCCAATTCCAATTCCGGTCTCGTCAGCCATAGATTCTTTGACTGAAACAGATTCAGTACCCAGTGCTGGTCAAACTGTATCTTGTGGAAGCCAAGAAGCAGGTATTAGTGGCAGGCCTTTACATGAAGATGATACAGTTCCAAAGATGGTCTGTGATAGGACACAGAGAAGTCAAGAATCACACGTATTCGAAGAACCTAATGAAACTGACAAGCTACTGCACTGTCCTCTGATATATAGGATAAATACCTATATTGACATGTAG